A genome region from Magnolia sinica isolate HGM2019 chromosome 8, MsV1, whole genome shotgun sequence includes the following:
- the LOC131254131 gene encoding uncharacterized protein LOC131254131 — translation MTHGGEFELALSLCGRVVYGGGALTYEVPASGEAQGFSGIQHQFDGNEDHPICYSSKAEVQADRLDLSVDLSPFFKLADIDFDRNTAVGMKGHSQTAKLLDRMKQNKKRKGNVRGLQSARRISTSKLFSARGCVGPDLFHFCLCQLCSRISRRELWAKLASMSTSVNGIWAIGGDFNVVSDASERSRRLLDRASSIDFFDAINNVGLMDAGFSGNRFTWSNNQVCQADRELGELKASIQNVNPSDDPSLQQLNDIKLAADKLNRLELMQEIYWKQKARIDWLVEGDRNIKFFHASAVAKHRHSRIHKVISESGHEIKDIDGIKAEAVNFFTRQFTSSPTSDAYWILQVIPHIVSQQQNHGLMASPTLMEVKKPVEVIPMDAAPGPEVRLSSILPSITSLEQGAFIPGRLISENIVLSQELFRDIARKVLSRFGFGTIWVDLVENCGSNNWFLVLVNGESTSFFKSTRGLQQGDPISPALFVIMVEALNWGLRSLVDQCRCIPFKTCRGCPRVSHLLYADDTLLFLNGGVASLWIMRDFLDKYQDASGQSINLYKSYFVCAPKMTSARVRANEEVLGIARASSTFSYLGVPISAGRVKASMFQPLLDKINGRIQGWQARILSQASRMVLIKHVWGSVPIHLLVAAHIPQQGKGKLHWMNWKRLAVPMEEGGLGFRRLQEIMQAFRLKMVWSIVYAKNDSLWGSFMSAKYKPPLQHLDSHRRCSYASPIWSRIQSQFSLLATIVQHRLGEGTCLLWSENWSGLGSLTDLAVNPIPEAMMEMQVRDFLGPCSPLPPSTAFNFLPQRIIDYSFQGGFSVSVGPNSTFWPVESFRILWSKWLPPKISLLAWRILQRAVPVDVAVQSRGVQLASACVCCGFKIPGQISVETIPHLFLHSRIAKALWHHIGEIFHINILSAPSLNLRIAQWNSAFLASMRKSEMQRLAPFLLCWVVWKARNAARFDNKKV, via the exons ATGACACATGGTGGCGAATTTGAGTTGGCACTTTCTTTATGTGGGCGAGTTGTCTATGGTGGTGGAGCTTTAACCTATGAGGTTCCAGCCTCCGGGGAAGCTCAGGGCTTCTCAGGGATTCAGCATCAGTTTGATGGGAATGAGGACCACCCGATTTGTTACAGTTCAAAGGCTGAAGTCCAGGCAGATAGATTGGATTTATCGGTGGACTTGTCCCCTTTCTTCAAATTAGCAGACATAGATTTTGACAGAAACACTGCAGTAGGTATGAAAGGTCATTCACAGACAGCAAAATTGCTTGACAGaatgaaacaaaataaaaagagaaagggcAATGTCAGGGGGTTACAATCGGCTAGGAGGATTAGCACGAGCAAGCTCTTCTCAGCAAGAG GATGTGTCGGTCCCGATCTCTTTCACTTTTGTCTATGCCAGTTGTGCTCAAGAATTAGCAGGAGAGAGCTGTGGGCTAAGCTGGCTTCTATGTCTACCTCGGTGAATGGTATTTGGGCAATCGGTGGAGACTTCAATGTTGTCTCAGATGCCTCTGAGAGAAGTAGGAGACTGCTAGATAGAGCAAGCTCAATTGATTTCTTCGATGCAATTAATAATGTAGGTCTGATGGATGCAGGATTCTCGGGAAACAGGTTCACATGGAGTAATAATCAA GTCTGCCAGGCTGATCGGGAGTTGGGCGAGCTTAAGGCCAGCATCCAGAACGTCAATCCTTCGGACGACCCCTCTCTGCAGCAGCTCAACGACATCAAATTAGCTGCGGATAAGCTTAATAGGTTAGAATTAATGCAGGAAATTTATTGGAAGCAAAAGGCTCGAATTGATTGGTTAGTTGAGGGTGACAGGAATATAAAATTTTTCCACGCTTCCGCAGTTGCAAAGCACCGCCACTCCCGTATTCACAAGGTTATATCAGAGTCGGGCCATGAGATTAAAGATATCGACGGGATTAAAGCAGAAGCGGTGAATTTTTTTACGAGACAATTCACTTCCTCTCCTACTTCTGACGCCTACTGGATTCTTCAGGTCATCCCGCACATTGTCTCTCAGCAGCAGAATCACGGTCTGATGGCTTCGCCGACTCTGATGGAAGTTAAAAAACCTGTCGAGGTTATTCCCATGGATGCAGCGCCAGGGCCTGAAG TTAGATTGAGTTCCATCCTTCCTTCGATCACCTCCTTAGAGCAAGGGGCTTTCATTCCGGGCCGTCTCATTTCAGAAAACATCGTTCTCAGTCAGGAGCTTTTCAGGGACATTGCCAGGAAG GTTCTATCCCGATTTGGCTTCGGTACTATATGGGTGGACTTGGTTGAAAATTGTGGGAGTAATaattggtttttagtgttagtGAATGGGGAGTCGACCAGTTTCTTCAAATCAACCAGAGGTCTTCAGCAAGGCGATCCTATCTCCCCTGCTCTTTTTGTCATCATGGTAGAGGCTCTTAACTGGGGCCTAAGGTCCTTGGTGGACCAATGCCGTTGCATTCCATTCAAAACTTGCAGGGGCTGCCCGCGGGTGTCCCACCTCCTTTATGCCGATGACACCCTTTTATTCCTTAATGGGGGTGTAGCTTCACTTTGGATCATGAGAGATTTTCTAGACAAGTATCAGGATGCCTCGGGTCAAAGCATCAACCTCTACAAAAGTTACTTTGTTTGCGCTCCCAAGATGACGTCAGCCCGGGTCCGAGCGAACGAGGAAGTGCTTGGAATCGCAAGGGCCTCTTCCACTTTTTCTTATCTAGGAGTTCCTATCTCGGCTGGAAGAGTTAAAGCAAGTATGTTTCAGCCGCTTTTGGATAAGATAAACGGGCGGATCCAGGGTTGGCAGGCTAGGATTCTCTCACAGGCGAGTAGGATGGTCCTTATCAAGCATGTTTGGGGAAGTGTCCCCATCCATTTGTTGGTAGCGGCGCATATTCCTCAGCAG GGTAAAGGAAAACTTCACTGGATGAATTGGAAAAGGTTGGCGGTTCCTATGGAGGAAGGTGGGTTGGGCTTTAGAAGGTTACAGGAGATCATGCAAGCCTTCCGTTTGAAGATGGTATGGAGCATCGTTTATGCGAAAAATGATAGTTTATGGGGCTCCTTCATGTCTGCAAAGTACAAGCCTCCTTTGCAGCATCTTGATTCTCACAGGAGATGCAGCTATGCATCCCCTATCTGGAGTCGCATTCAGTCTCAATTCTCTCTTTTGGCCACCATTGTGCAGCATCGGTTAGGAGAGGGTACATGTCTGTTGTGGTCGGAGAACTGGTCTGGTCTGGGCTCGCTTACGGATCTCGCCGTTAATCCCATTCCAGAGGCTATGATGGAGATGCAGGTTAGAGACTTTCTGGGCCCGTGCAGCCCTCTGCCACCGTCTACGGCGTTCAATTTCCTTCCCCAAAGGATAATCGACTACAGTTTCCAAGGGGGTTTCAGCGTCTCGGTTGGACCTAATAGCACTTTCTGGCCCGTTGAATCCTTCAG AATCTTGTGGAGCAAATGGCTGCCTCCAAAAATCTCGTTGCTGGCGTGGAGGATCCTGCAGAGGGCTGTCCCGGTTGATGTTGCCGTTCAGTCCCGGGGCGTGCAGCTGGCATCTGCATGTGTCTGCTGCGGATTCAAAATTCCGGGCCAAATTTCTGTTGAGACAATTCCGCATCTCTTTCTTCACAGTCGCATCGCAAAGGCTCTCTGGCATCACATTGGTGAAATCTTCCACATTAATATTTTGTCGGCTCCCTCTTTGAATCTTCGTATTGCGCAATGGAACAGTGCTTTCCTTGCGTCGATGAGGAAATCAGAGATGCAGCGACTGGCCCCTTTCTTGCTTTGCTGGGTGGTGTGGAAAGCCCGCAATGCTGCACGGTTTGACAACAAAAAGGTTTAA